The following DNA comes from Sparus aurata chromosome 3, fSpaAur1.1, whole genome shotgun sequence.
taaaaaaagttttaaaccGAAGCCTGCACCCAGAACAAAAAGTCCCACAGCACAGGTCTGTATACACgtgcttattttttttatttctgttcttGACAAGGAATAGATCATCTAATTACAAACAATCATTTCTGATTCCAGGTTCTCAATCAAAGACATAATTCCACATCATCCAAAGGTATGAAAGCTTCTCTCTCTAAGTGTATCTGTAGCTCTCTGTCTCGTAGTTTTGATGTTAACTCATCATTCTGCTCATAGAGTCTGAAAGGAGAAGTAACGGCCATGCAGAGGAACCTGAGGTGATAACAACGCACACCCATACTGGCAGATTACCACTGCTGATGGTTGTATCGGGCTATTTATTTCACCTCCTAAAGAGTCCATATTCTTCATTATCTAAATGCATTAATCAATCACATTATAACTTTTCACACGCAACAGTGGAGTATAAAATTGTTGTTAAAGGGCAGGTTATATAGAGAGAGTAGTGACGGCTTGCACATaaaatgtgtgcgtgtttgtgtgtttaggaTGACTTTGATGGTCACAATGGGGAAAGTGACTCTCTGAGTAGCAGCCTGACAGAGCCAGAGCCAGAAAGCTCTCTGAaaaccagcagctccactggtaGCCTTCAGTCAGGCTACACGGTAGGTGCATtatatgcatgcacacacacacacacacgcacacacacacacacacacacacacacacacacacacacacattcacactcacacacttttgATTAATTGGCCATCCAGTGACGCAAGATGACTCAGCTCTGGACTATGACGTTGACGCTGATCTCtgctctgcgtgtgtgtgctaaAGCTCAGTGGAAGCATGATGAGTCTGTTCAGCTCGGGGGATTTCGGAGTGGTGGAGGTGAGGGGCCGCATCCAATTCTCATTGGTTTACGACACCCAGAAGGAggagctgcatgtcaaagtgtacCGCTGCGAGGACATCGCATCGGCACGCAAGAACCGCTCAGACCCGTAAGTGACAGTATATGTGAAAGTGCATCGTGCAATAACAAGAAGGTCACATAACAAAATCGGTCAaaaatttgtgtgtgtgtgtgtttttcacagatATGTGAAAGCCTATCTCTTACCTGACAAGTCGAGTCATAGTAAGAAGAAAACgtcagtgaagaagaagacactAAACCCCATCTATGACCAGACGCTCAGAGTGAGACACAGAAATCCCTTATTTGCCATTTGTCCCTCAGCTGTCCTTCACGTGTCCTGCACCACACTCTTGAATCTTTTTCATGAATTACcacatttcatgttttcttcttgtGGTGAAAGATAACGTGTCACGCTTCCTGCACTCGCCCCTTCCATTCTTTCATGTCTGGCTCTTATCTCGCAGTATAAAGTGCGGATCGGAGAGCTGCGTAGCCGGACCTTAAACCTGTCTGTGTGGCACGCCGAGCCCCTGGGGAGGAATGTGTTTCTTGGGGAAGTGGAGGTGTCTCTGGGCCTCTGGGACTGGACCTGCAGTCAGCCGCTGTGGCAGGACCTGCAGCCACGGGTAAGCAAGTGTAGACATGCAAATACACAATGATGTAGTCATGTAAATTAGAATGCGAGTTGGAATCCTCCCAGACAAATATTTACCAAAACGCTATGCCGCCTGCATGTACATTTGCTTAGCATCTGAGTGTCTGTGTGACAGCAGTTTTGGCAGCTTTGTTTGAGACACAGAATACTGGGAGGAGTGTCTCTTGTGTCTGGGAGAGCTGAAGGGAGACGAAGACATGCTGTGAATTTCAACTAAGGTTTTTATGTAACCTAATCTTTTCCTGCTTCGCACTCCCCCTTgcctttcctctctcttcccttctGTGTCTTCTCCTCAACCTTTATCTTTTTGCTCatttctcctccccccccccccgccctccATCAAAGGTTCATGTGAGTCCAGACTCCATCAGCAGCCGCGGGATTATCGTGCTTTCTATTAAGTTCATCCCAGATGGATACGAGGGTGAGCAGTGCACACACATCACGGATGCAAGCTGTGTCCCAACTCAGTCACacaatgtctgtgtgtctcacacgtcttcttgtgtttgtgt
Coding sequences within:
- the sytl1 gene encoding synaptotagmin-like protein 1 isoform X2 yields the protein MLLRSLSGAWFTEERSKRHRSRSGSSLVHATIRHRKTKNRDVPLNVLFNGEREETSHSSNTSPEAERRLKDSKDDESEVLVESSDGRIKKSFKPKPAPRTKSPTAQVLNQRHNSTSSKESERRSNGHAEEPEDDFDGHNGESDSLSSSLTEPEPESSLKTSSSTGSLQSGYTLSGSMMSLFSSGDFGVVEVRGRIQFSLVYDTQKEELHVKVYRCEDIASARKNRSDPYVKAYLLPDKSSHSKKKTSVKKKTLNPIYDQTLRYKVRIGELRSRTLNLSVWHAEPLGRNVFLGEVEVSLGLWDWTCSQPLWQDLQPRVHVSPDSISSRGIIVLSIKFIPDGYEGGGLPLTGELHIWLREAQGLLSNKGGPIDSFVRSYILPDASRQSGQKTRMAKRSISPTYNHTMVYDGFHTSDLREACAELTVWQREGLKTHILGGIRLSCGTGQSYGEAVSWMDSTEEEVTVWTSMIENPNHWIDTSLPIRTNLAHRSD